One Stenotrophomonas oahuensis genomic region harbors:
- a CDS encoding short-chain fatty acid transporter gives MARAALRSAAWAEKWFPDAYVFAVLGVVIVAVAALGFGASPQATAKAFGDGFWSLIPFTMQMAFVVIGGYAVATAPVVARFIDLLARVPRTGRGAVVYVGLVSMLASLLSWGFSLVFGGLLVRALARREDLRMDYRAAGASAYLGLGAVWAMGLSSSAAQLQANPASMPPGLVEITGVLPFTETIFLWQSIALTAVLIVVSLIIAWMTAPGPATARTAADFEGAAQAEPEPLPARTRAGEWLEYSPLLTVLLSLLAFGWLFSEFASKPVVTAIANLNTYNFLFISLGLLLHWRPRSFLNAVAKAVPSTTGVLIQFPLYGGIAMILTHAAGSGGETLAHRLSSVFVHIATTDTFALVMGVYSAVLGFFVPSGGGKWIIEAPYVMQAANELHAHLGWAVQVYNAAEALPNLINPFWMLPLLGVLGLKARDIVGFTFIQLLVHIPLVLGLLWLLGMTLTYVPPVMP, from the coding sequence ATGGCGCGCGCGGCGCTGCGTTCGGCGGCCTGGGCGGAGAAATGGTTCCCCGACGCGTACGTGTTCGCGGTGCTGGGCGTGGTCATCGTGGCGGTGGCGGCACTGGGCTTTGGGGCGTCCCCGCAGGCCACCGCCAAAGCGTTCGGCGACGGCTTCTGGAGCCTGATTCCGTTCACCATGCAGATGGCCTTCGTGGTCATTGGTGGCTATGCGGTGGCGACCGCACCGGTGGTGGCGCGTTTCATCGACCTGCTCGCGCGAGTCCCGCGCACTGGCCGTGGCGCGGTGGTGTACGTCGGCCTGGTCAGCATGTTGGCGTCACTGCTCAGCTGGGGCTTCTCGCTGGTGTTTGGTGGCCTGCTGGTTCGCGCGCTGGCACGCCGCGAAGACCTGCGCATGGACTACCGCGCAGCAGGTGCTTCGGCCTACCTCGGCCTGGGTGCGGTCTGGGCCATGGGCCTGAGCTCCTCGGCCGCGCAGCTGCAGGCCAATCCGGCCAGCATGCCGCCGGGGCTGGTGGAGATCACCGGTGTGCTGCCCTTCACCGAAACCATCTTCCTGTGGCAGTCCATTGCCCTCACCGCCGTGCTGATCGTGGTGTCGCTGATCATTGCCTGGATGACCGCGCCGGGACCGGCTACTGCCCGCACCGCGGCCGACTTTGAAGGCGCGGCCCAGGCCGAGCCGGAACCGCTGCCTGCGCGTACCCGTGCCGGCGAATGGCTGGAGTACAGCCCGCTGCTGACCGTGCTGCTGTCGTTGCTGGCCTTCGGCTGGTTGTTCAGTGAGTTCGCCAGCAAGCCGGTGGTGACCGCCATTGCCAACCTCAATACCTACAACTTCCTGTTCATTTCGTTGGGCCTGCTGCTGCACTGGCGACCGCGCAGCTTCCTCAATGCGGTGGCCAAGGCGGTGCCCAGCACCACCGGCGTGTTGATCCAGTTCCCGCTGTATGGCGGCATCGCCATGATCCTGACCCACGCTGCCGGCAGCGGCGGCGAAACGCTGGCGCATCGCCTGTCCAGCGTGTTCGTGCACATCGCCACCACCGATACCTTCGCCCTGGTCATGGGCGTGTACTCGGCGGTGCTGGGCTTTTTTGTTCCCTCCGGCGGTGGCAAGTGGATCATCGAAGCGCCCTACGTGATGCAGGCGGCCAATGAGCTGCACGCCCATCTGGGCTGGGCGGTGCAGGTGTACAACGCGGCCGAGGCCCTGCCGAATCTGATCAATCCGTTCTGGATGCTGCCGCTGCTCGGCGTGTTGGGCCTGAAGGCACGCGATATTGTCGGCTTCACCTTCATCCAGCTGCTGGTGCATATCCCGCTGGTGCTCGGATTGCTGTGGCTGCTGGGCATGACGCTGACCTATGTGCCACCGGTCATGCCGTAA
- the ubiA gene encoding 4-hydroxybenzoate octaprenyltransferase, whose protein sequence is MQARLRVGWRILATMAYERFDAPAGAPPSRWGQYWKLMRADRPIGTLLLLWPTWWALWLAAGGMPSLWTLFVFTAGVWLTRSAGCVINDYADRWLDPHVKRTKDRPLASGRVSGREALLLFAGLMLVAFALVLSMNALTIGMSFIGVFLAASYPYLKRYTHLPQVYLGLAFGWGIPMAFAAVQGEVPVIGWLLYGANILWSTAYDTWYAMVDRDDDLKMGSHSTAILFGDLDLVIQGILYALFLGTLALVGLRGGLGWAYWAGLAVAALLIVYQFHLCWHRDRDRCFKAFLHNNWVGAVVFAGIAVALARESNLGG, encoded by the coding sequence GTGCAAGCCCGTCTGCGGGTGGGCTGGCGTATCCTTGCCACCATGGCTTACGAACGATTTGATGCCCCCGCTGGCGCGCCGCCGTCGCGTTGGGGCCAGTACTGGAAACTGATGCGCGCCGATCGCCCGATCGGTACCCTGCTGCTGTTGTGGCCCACCTGGTGGGCGCTGTGGCTGGCCGCCGGTGGGATGCCCTCGCTGTGGACCCTGTTCGTGTTCACCGCCGGGGTCTGGCTGACGCGATCGGCCGGTTGTGTCATCAACGACTACGCCGACCGCTGGCTCGACCCGCACGTGAAGCGCACCAAGGACCGTCCGCTGGCCAGTGGTCGGGTCAGCGGGCGCGAGGCGCTGCTGCTGTTCGCCGGCCTGATGCTGGTGGCGTTCGCGCTGGTGCTGAGCATGAACGCGCTGACCATCGGCATGAGCTTCATCGGCGTTTTCCTGGCCGCCAGCTACCCCTACCTGAAGCGCTACACCCACCTGCCGCAGGTCTACCTGGGCCTGGCCTTCGGCTGGGGCATTCCGATGGCGTTCGCTGCCGTGCAGGGCGAGGTGCCGGTGATCGGCTGGCTGCTGTACGGGGCCAACATCCTGTGGTCCACCGCGTATGACACCTGGTACGCCATGGTCGACCGCGATGACGACCTGAAGATGGGGTCGCATTCCACCGCCATTCTGTTCGGCGATCTGGACCTGGTGATCCAGGGCATTCTGTATGCGCTGTTCCTCGGTACCCTGGCGCTGGTGGGCCTGCGCGGTGGGCTCGGCTGGGCGTACTGGGCTGGTCTGGCGGTCGCCGCGCTGCTCATCGTCTATCAGTTCCATCTGTGCTGGCACCGCGACCGCGACCGTTGTTTCAAGGCCTTCCTGCACAACAACTGGGTGGGCGCGGTGGTGTTTGCCGGCATTGCGGTCGCGCTGGCGCGGGAATCAAACCTGGGAGGGTAG
- a CDS encoding Gfo/Idh/MocA family protein — MKRREFIAASAALAATSLLPETPAWAKARTLKLGLIGTGMRGQVLLKELVRRDDVQVVALCDIEPIMLKRGMDMVAKAGKPAPTAYGQDGDVNAWKRLLEQRGLDGVIIATPWEYHAPMAIAAMQAKVAVGCEVVAGITLQDHWDVLNTQLQTGTPYMLLENVCYRRDVMAALQMVREGLFGELVHLQGGYQHDLRGVKFNSGDPSQPYDSGVEFGPKGWSEARWRTAHSVNRNGELYPSHGIGPCAMYTGINRGNRFTHINAFASKARGLHEYTVAKSGGTTHPSTQVKFKLGDIVTTTLACANGETILLQHDTSLPRPYSLGFRVQGTKGLWMDLNQSIHIEGRSPPHKWEDFQVYQDKYEHPLWKQNAATAASAGHGGMDWFVIHAFVEALKARAPMPIDIYDAVTWSAITPLSEQSIANSFQTLEFPDFTKGAWQQRKPIFAFDGRY, encoded by the coding sequence ATGAAGCGTAGGGAATTCATCGCGGCCAGTGCCGCACTTGCGGCCACCAGCCTGTTGCCGGAGACGCCCGCGTGGGCGAAGGCACGCACATTGAAGCTCGGCCTGATCGGCACGGGCATGCGCGGCCAGGTGCTGCTGAAGGAACTGGTGCGGCGCGACGACGTGCAGGTGGTGGCGTTGTGCGACATCGAGCCGATCATGCTCAAGCGCGGTATGGACATGGTGGCCAAGGCCGGCAAGCCGGCCCCCACTGCCTACGGCCAGGACGGCGACGTCAATGCCTGGAAGCGCCTGCTGGAGCAGCGCGGTCTGGACGGTGTGATCATTGCCACGCCGTGGGAATATCACGCGCCGATGGCCATCGCGGCGATGCAGGCCAAGGTGGCGGTGGGCTGCGAGGTGGTAGCCGGGATCACCCTGCAGGACCATTGGGATGTATTGAACACCCAGCTGCAGACCGGCACGCCTTACATGCTGCTGGAGAACGTCTGCTACCGACGCGACGTGATGGCCGCGCTGCAGATGGTGCGCGAGGGCCTGTTCGGCGAGTTGGTGCACCTGCAGGGCGGCTATCAGCATGACCTGCGCGGGGTGAAGTTCAACTCCGGCGACCCCAGCCAGCCGTACGACAGTGGCGTGGAGTTCGGGCCCAAGGGCTGGTCGGAAGCACGGTGGCGTACCGCACATTCGGTGAATCGCAATGGTGAGCTGTATCCCAGCCATGGCATTGGTCCGTGCGCCATGTATACCGGCATCAACCGTGGCAACCGTTTCACCCATATCAATGCGTTCGCCAGCAAGGCGCGCGGGCTGCACGAGTACACCGTGGCCAAGAGTGGCGGCACCACCCACCCCAGCACCCAGGTGAAGTTCAAGCTGGGTGACATCGTGACCACCACGCTGGCCTGCGCCAATGGCGAGACCATCCTGCTGCAGCACGACACGTCGCTGCCGCGTCCGTACTCGCTGGGCTTCCGTGTGCAGGGCACCAAGGGCTTGTGGATGGACCTCAACCAGTCCATCCACATTGAAGGCCGCAGCCCGCCGCACAAATGGGAGGACTTCCAGGTCTACCAGGATAAGTACGAGCACCCGCTGTGGAAGCAGAACGCCGCCACGGCAGCGAGCGCGGGCCACGGTGGCATGGACTGGTTCGTCATCCACGCGTTCGTGGAGGCGTTGAAGGCGCGTGCGCCGATGCCGATCGACATCTATGACGCGGTCACCTGGAGTGCGATCACGCCGTTGTCGGAGCAGTCGATCGCCAACAGCTTCCAGACTCTGGAGTTCCCGGACTTCACCAAGGGGGCCTGGCAGCAACGCAAGCCGATCTTCGCCTTCGACGGCCGGTATTGA
- a CDS encoding TonB-dependent receptor domain-containing protein, which produces MLNVRHRQRRIPATRLSLALVVALIGTAPAFAQDNAADSGPDERTTELSRVQVTGSNIRRSDVETSSPVQVIRKQDIENMGARTLLQVLDNLPAARPAQQDSRSLFTGSDGASQANLRGLGAQGTLVLLNGRRLSYYGAPAGFQTQFVNIDAIPAAAIERMEVLTDGASAVYGTDAVAGVINVITKRDYQGAEVSITTDTSSRIDSYGEHQASITAGFGDLDADRYNVYASVNLYRRDAIPLSDYYDKRPSQYYVNNPNYLNNLRLGVGSRPGEFNPGTYFAFDPVTGARRQEAAPGCSTAITEASGTRCVWETWMNREIDSGAETKRNTAYISSHFLIGDSTEAFAEATYTDIDLRANAGTPNGYNTTTGNPTSWFSRNTGTTVNQFRTPFLGPNNVYNNASPELKALMGGVVGLNYLLQDVGSGHFGQRNTDQSYRVLAGLRGDIGDWNWETAVATAGTHSVTYQTINVNLDGFERAFGPYSIEPGTGRVIISDNPAYQFGVINDANAALIREAFPTFDIQSWTRLHTLDGKIEGPLFQLPAGEMRAAFGFNASRETFYTPGNEDAANGLITQQGGSWFDGKRNTYALFAETVAPITDKLELDAALRVDKYPNFSANLAPKIGLKYQVLPQLLLRGTYSEGFRAPSLAEAGTGGVFAQLGGFEDDIRCDETNAIANLLRQSARSGDVDLGNSLLNSDCSRTVARMTQPNQDLKPEKAKISTLGLVYEPASWLSVSADYWFIYRRNEIAAPDYGKPEDIQSMTRNPISDADRANVEAVAAMCADPASGVVCPGTLPSYSVGNVSSVVGQYKNQGRTLVDGFDIDARSRFSLGDFGSLNIGVAATIARRKQYYIDDTSRWYYGNTIGYYGNPRLRATLNADWTYRQVTTSFFVNYVGTTKWAYDQIDAEDNNPETCTASRLKVNPAQCGGVPSWWTANLSVGWRPDEHWTLGVTVKNLFNRLPFYDPQGFAGDSSDYASIYGRSYSLQLGYRF; this is translated from the coding sequence ATGTTGAACGTACGCCACCGCCAACGCCGCATCCCCGCCACCCGTTTATCGCTTGCGCTCGTCGTCGCCCTGATCGGAACCGCGCCAGCCTTCGCCCAGGACAACGCCGCAGACAGCGGCCCGGACGAACGCACCACCGAACTGAGCCGCGTCCAGGTCACCGGCTCCAACATCCGCCGCTCGGATGTGGAGACCAGCTCGCCGGTTCAGGTGATCCGCAAGCAGGACATCGAGAACATGGGCGCGCGCACGCTGCTGCAGGTGCTGGACAACCTGCCGGCCGCGCGGCCGGCGCAGCAGGATTCGCGCTCGCTGTTCACCGGTTCCGACGGGGCCTCGCAGGCCAACCTGCGCGGGCTTGGCGCGCAGGGCACGCTGGTGCTGCTCAATGGCCGTCGCCTGTCGTATTACGGCGCGCCGGCCGGCTTCCAGACCCAGTTCGTCAACATCGACGCCATTCCCGCCGCCGCGATTGAGCGCATGGAGGTGCTGACCGACGGTGCGTCTGCGGTGTACGGCACCGATGCGGTGGCCGGTGTGATCAATGTGATCACCAAGCGTGACTACCAGGGGGCGGAAGTCAGCATAACCACGGACACCTCCTCACGCATCGATTCCTATGGCGAGCACCAGGCCAGCATCACCGCCGGGTTCGGCGACCTGGATGCGGACCGCTACAACGTCTATGCCAGCGTCAACCTGTACCGCCGCGACGCCATTCCGCTCAGCGACTACTACGACAAACGGCCCAGCCAGTACTACGTCAACAACCCGAACTACCTCAACAACCTGCGCCTGGGCGTCGGCAGCCGGCCGGGCGAGTTCAACCCGGGCACCTACTTCGCTTTCGACCCGGTGACCGGCGCGCGCCGCCAGGAAGCCGCACCGGGTTGCAGCACTGCCATCACCGAGGCGTCCGGTACGCGTTGCGTCTGGGAAACCTGGATGAACCGCGAGATCGATTCCGGCGCGGAAACCAAGCGCAACACGGCCTACATCAGCTCGCACTTCCTGATCGGCGACAGCACCGAAGCTTTTGCCGAAGCGACATATACCGACATCGACCTGCGCGCCAACGCCGGTACCCCGAACGGCTACAACACCACAACCGGCAACCCCACCAGCTGGTTCTCGCGCAACACCGGCACCACCGTCAATCAGTTCCGCACACCCTTCCTCGGCCCCAACAACGTGTACAACAATGCCAGCCCGGAATTGAAGGCGCTGATGGGTGGGGTGGTGGGTCTCAATTACCTGCTGCAGGACGTCGGTAGCGGGCACTTCGGCCAACGCAACACCGACCAGAGTTACCGCGTGCTGGCCGGCCTGCGCGGCGACATCGGTGACTGGAACTGGGAAACCGCCGTTGCGACCGCCGGCACACATTCGGTGACCTACCAGACCATCAACGTCAACCTGGACGGCTTCGAGCGCGCCTTCGGCCCGTACAGCATCGAGCCGGGTACCGGCCGGGTGATCATCTCCGACAACCCGGCCTACCAGTTCGGAGTGATCAACGACGCGAATGCCGCGCTGATCCGCGAGGCCTTCCCCACCTTCGACATCCAGTCGTGGACGCGCCTGCACACCCTGGACGGCAAGATTGAAGGTCCGCTGTTCCAGCTGCCCGCTGGCGAGATGCGCGCGGCATTTGGTTTCAACGCCAGCCGCGAGACGTTCTACACGCCCGGCAACGAGGACGCCGCCAACGGCCTGATCACCCAACAGGGCGGCTCCTGGTTTGACGGCAAGCGCAACACCTATGCGCTGTTCGCCGAGACGGTGGCCCCGATCACCGACAAGCTGGAGCTGGACGCCGCGCTGCGCGTGGACAAGTATCCCAACTTCAGCGCCAATCTCGCGCCCAAGATCGGCCTGAAGTACCAGGTGCTGCCGCAGCTGCTGCTGCGCGGTACCTACTCGGAGGGCTTCCGCGCGCCAAGCCTGGCCGAGGCCGGCACCGGCGGCGTGTTCGCCCAGCTCGGCGGGTTCGAGGATGACATCCGCTGCGACGAGACCAATGCCATCGCCAACCTGTTGCGGCAGTCGGCACGCAGCGGCGATGTCGACCTGGGCAATTCGCTGCTCAACAGTGATTGCAGCCGCACCGTGGCGCGCATGACCCAGCCCAACCAGGACCTGAAGCCGGAGAAGGCGAAGATCTCGACGCTGGGCCTGGTCTATGAGCCCGCCAGCTGGTTGAGCGTGTCGGCCGATTACTGGTTCATCTATCGGCGCAACGAGATTGCCGCGCCGGACTACGGCAAGCCCGAAGACATCCAGTCGATGACCCGCAACCCGATCAGCGACGCTGACCGCGCCAACGTCGAGGCGGTGGCCGCGATGTGCGCCGATCCGGCCAGCGGCGTGGTCTGCCCGGGCACGCTGCCCAGCTACAGCGTCGGCAATGTGTCCAGCGTGGTGGGCCAGTACAAGAACCAGGGCCGCACCCTGGTCGATGGTTTCGACATCGACGCACGCAGCCGCTTCAGCCTGGGCGACTTCGGCAGCCTGAACATCGGTGTGGCCGCCACCATTGCGCGGCGCAAGCAGTACTACATCGACGACACCTCGCGCTGGTACTACGGCAACACCATCGGCTATTACGGCAACCCGCGCCTGCGTGCGACCTTGAATGCCGACTGGACCTATCGCCAGGTCACCACCAGCTTCTTCGTCAACTACGTCGGCACTACCAAGTGGGCCTATGACCAGATCGACGCCGAGGACAACAATCCGGAGACCTGCACCGCCAGTCGGCTGAAGGTGAACCCGGCGCAGTGCGGCGGCGTGCCGTCGTGGTGGACCGCCAACCTGAGCGTGGGCTGGCGGCCAGATGAGCACTGGACCCTTGGCGTCACGGTCAAGAACCTGTTCAACCGCCTGCCGTTCTATGACCCCCAGGGTTTTGCCGGGGACTCCAGTGACTATGCCAGCATCTACGGGCGCAGCTACAGTCTGCAGCTCGGTTATCGGTTCTGA